CGAGTTCCTGCGCCAGTTCGACGCCTGATCGCTCCCGCGTTCGCCTGACACTGCCTAACGCTGTCCCGTAGAGGATTGCATGCGCCACCTGAAAGCGGTCAACCGGAAGGCCCGGCACATCGAGGAACTGCACACCCCACCGCAGGCGTCGCCGCACGACGCCGACGACGTGGTGGCGTTGCAGGGGACGCAGGGGCCGCGCGTCCCTGAGGGGCCGCACATCCCGCTGGGGTGCTCCTTCGTCTTTTCGCCCGGGTGGGAAGTGGATAGCAGCGGCTCGACGGCCGGCCTTTGCCAGCCGGTCGAGCGCGACCTGTACGACTGCTACATCACGTGCTTCTGGCCCATTCACGTCCCCGACCTGTACAACCACGCCCCCGACTGGACGGCGAAATGCGCCGCGGCCCAGCAGGACTGGCGCAAGATCGACCTCATCTTCCCGTGAGCCGTACCGTCATGCGCCACGCTCCCGCCCCCCTGCGGCGCCCGGCGATCGCCGCGGCGCTCCTGCTCGCCGGTGCGACCTCCTCGCTCGCGGCCCAGGCGCCGAGCGGTGGGAACGG
The window above is part of the Gemmatimonadota bacterium genome. Proteins encoded here:
- the qhpC gene encoding quinohemoprotein amine dehydrogenase subunit gamma, translated to MRHLKAVNRKARHIEELHTPPQASPHDADDVVALQGTQGPRVPEGPHIPLGCSFVFSPGWEVDSSGSTAGLCQPVERDLYDCYITCFWPIHVPDLYNHAPDWTAKCAAAQQDWRKIDLIFP